The genomic DNA GTACAATCAACAGCAGATTCCGAACTCTATGACTTCCCCCGAAAACACCAATGACGACGCTTCGCTCGCACGACTAACCATCACAGTTACGAACGCCAACCTTCCAGAGGACGAAGCCGAACAACAGGCACTCTGTGAGTCACTCGAAACGGCCGTCGGCAGCGTCCTCAACGAGACGCTCGGCGACGCCACGGCAGACATTGAAGCGATGCTCGGGCATACGTACACCTTGGTCAGTCCCATCTGTCCAGTGTGCGATAGGGCGCTCACGCTCAACGGCATCCATCTCGGTGAGGGTGCAGGTGCGTACGCGGTCGCACGGTGTTCAGCCGACTGTGGCTGGACCGGTGGCGGCGTGTTCAAACTCGTTGATCTCGATAGAAGCGTCGGCGATAACTACGAAAGCGAGGTCCTCACTGGTGGGATTCGACCGGAGCGCCAGCGGTACACCGACCGCGACTGCTAGTTCGGTCGCGCTCTTTCATCCGCATCTCGAAACACGTCTCATGTAGTCTTCCGGCGTAGAGTCCAAAAATCGCTCTCGGTTGTTTTTTCGTCGCCTCCGACAGGAGCGGAGGCGACAACAAGTGAGCAATGTCAGAGACGGCGAATCGAATGGACTCTCACCAGAACAACGACTTGAGCCGCGAAACATCCGGCTCATCGATCCAAGCATTGCGGCGATAGACGACATGGACACCTTCCGTGCCTGTGTCGCCTACGAAAACACCCACCAGAATCGTATCCAAATCCTCCGACGGCTCAAACGACGTGCAGAAGAAATTCGCGCAGAGCAGGCGTAACCCTCCGTCTCTCGGAGAGTTTTTTTTTCGAGCCTCTGGCGGGTGGAGGCTCGAAGAACATGAGTAATCAACCAGAAATCGAGATTCGGCACCAGACCGCGTTTGGAGACGACGGCCGACTCGAAGTCGTCGAAGAAAACATCGAACCTCCTTAGAGGACTTCGGCGCAGAGATCGACCACCGCGAGCGCGATTCTCGACTAGACCGGCCAGAGGCGGACCAGTTCGGCGTTGACGACCGTCCCGAAGTAGCGCGCTCGTCCGAGAGCGACCAGTCAACCCTGTTCGCCGATACCGCCGACGGCCAACGGACGCTCACAGGTGAGGAGGCGGCCACTCGGTGTCTTTTCGAGGGTTAACCAACAAGTACACTCCGCCACTCGGTCGTGTTGGTTAAGACCTGAAAGTGGAGTTTTTTCGCCCCCGATGGGTGCGGGGCACTTGCACTTCGTAAGTGTCAGCCGCACTTGGGATACATGTTACCGACGACAGATCCGCGGGTCACTTTCGACGAATCCGACACCCGCACCGACGAGATGCACAGCGCGATTGAAGCGTGGATTGACGACCTCGTCGCTTTCACTGACAAGGCAAAAGCCAGTCAGCAGTTCCAAGACTGTCTTGCTGTTCAATCCCAGTTCCACGACTACTCCCATCGGAACACGGTCCTCATCAATCTCCAGTATCCAGAGGCAACGAAGGTCGCAGGCTACAACACCTGGCGGAATGAGTTCGACCGGCACGTTCAGGAAGGCGAACAGGCCATCTGGATCTGGGCCCCGATCATCACGAAGCGGTGTCCCGAGTGCGAGAATTCGCCCAGCTATCACCAACAAAGTGACTGTGAGTACGACGAGACGCCGCCGGAGGAGTGGTCGAAAGGGCTTGTCGGCTTCAAGCCAACGACGGTCTTCGATGTGTCTCAGACCGATGGTGAGCCGCTTCCCGAACTGGAGACCGAGGCGACTGGCGACGCCGACGATCTCGTGCCTGCACTCAAAGATGGAACTGCTCAACTTGGCGTGACAGTTCGGATCGTCGATGCTGACGAATGGGAGCATGGCGACGCAACGGGCATCTGCAAATACCGGAGGAAGCGTGATCTCCAACCAGTCGTCGAGGCAAAAGCCCGCTCGAATCGGGCCGGTCTCGCTGTCACGCTGATTCACGAGTACGCCCACGCACTCCTCCATGCAGACATCACCGACGAGACCGAGCGGGCGAAACGCGAGGTCGAAGCAGAAGCCGTCGCATACATCGTTGGTCGGTACTGCGGGCTCGACACGAGTGGGTCGGCATTCTATCTCGCTGCATGGCAAGGCGATGACTCGGAGATAATCCAGGAGCGCCTCGGTCGAATCAGTTCGACCGCTCAGGAAATCATTGAGTCGCTTGAGGGGTAACGCCTGGGAACTACCTCGCTCTACTCGCTCCCTTTGGTCACTCCTTACGAGAGAAGGATAGCGCCTGTCGATTCAGCTAATGGCTGTCGCCTTTTTACGTCGTTGCACAAAATTAGATAGTGTCTGAAATGACGAAACAAGCTAACTCGCACTCTGGGCAAACTGGGTCGCGGGTTCGGAGAGTGTATTGCCGCATTCGACTAAGTAGAGACCTCGAGTTCGAGGCTCTGTAACACAGGACGAAATTGGTTTATAATGGAGTTTCGAGCAATGTTACAGCCGGTGCATTGAGTTGACGGAAATCCCTGAGACTGGTTTAACCAACAAAGCTATGCCCTTTCCACCCCGTGTTGGTTAACATAGAGTGGGTAACCATGTCCTACGAGCCACCGACACCCCCAGCTGAACTCCCCACCGACATTGTCGACACCCTCAACGACTCCTCGCCCGAGGTCCTTCGTCACGTCGCCAGTTATGCCGAGGAACTCGCTGAACACCGTGAGCGTGAAGCTCGTCTTGCCGAGAAAGAGAACGAGGATGATATCGAAGAACAACTGGACGATCTCCCAGAGGACGTCCCATCGAAGGCGACGATTACGACCAAGGAGATTAACGGCAATCGCTACTACTATTGGCAGTGGCGGGACGGAGACAAAATCCGTTCGCAGTACAAAGGTCCAGTTGAGTCGGAGAACTAGTCTTCGTTTTGGTTAGTAGGAATAGAATATGATGCGTTACTGGAAATGGTATATTCCGAGAGATGAAGACCTGTCAGTATCCGACCTTAAGGTAAACAGACGTTGGTGTCCAACCGCCAGGGATGGCAATACCGTTCGACGAGAAGACACGGTCAGTCCTGGTGGGTGAACAGGAGCACGTCGTCGTCCACGGTCGTCACGCAGAGATCGAGGACCTTGCTCAGTTCGAGGCTATCGTACTCTCCCTCGCAGACGACCAGATCGTCGAACGGTCGGTCGCAGGCCGGACACGAGATGCTGACCGTGTTCCGGTACGTGTTCACGGTGCCTGCCGATTCGTGGGGCGTTAGTGACGAAACGAGTTCGCTGAATTCACTCTCGTTCATTCTGTGCCACCGCAGACGTGTAGAACCGGGATGATTCTATTGCTCAGACAGTTACTACAATACGGCTTCCCGGAATCGACTCAGAGTCGTCTACGTACGACCCCCAACAGGCGTGTGCCCTAATCCGCTAACGAAGCCGCTTACTCCTTGGCGGCCTGACAGGCTTTAACGACAAGCTCTGGGTCATCGAGCAGTTGGTTGACGGTGTAGCCGCCCTTGCCTTTGCCGCGGCCACGGCGGTCCTGATCGATGATCGAGAGGAACTCCAGTTCCGAGAGAATGTCTCGAACACGGCGCTGTTTTAACGGGGAGAGACCGTCCTGTTCACAGAGCTGGCGGTACATCTCATAAATGTCCGTGTTGGGAATCTCCGGAGTCTCTTCGGCAGCCTGTTGGGCCTGGAATGCAAGCGCGAGCAGGACCTGCTGGGAGTGTGGTGGCGATTTGGAGATGAGTTCCGAGAGTCGATTCTGCTCTTCGCGTTCTTGAGCCTCTTCGACATGGTCTTCGTTGACGGTGCTGTCGCCGTGCTTTTCAGCGATCTCACCGGCAAACCGGAGGATATCGATGGCCTTCCGAGCGTCACCGTGTTCACGAGCGGCGAGCGCTGCGACCTTCGGAATAACGCCATCTTCGATGACACCGTCGGCAAAGGCGTCACTACGTGCTTCGAGAATCTGACGGAGTTGCGTCGCGTCGTATGGGGGGAAGACGTAATCAACTTCGCAGAGGCTGCTTTTGACGCGTTCGTTCAGTTTCTCCTTGTATCGAATCTTGTTCGAGATTGCGATGGTGGCGACTTTGCTTTGCTGGAGTTTCTCCGATTCCGCTGCGCGTGAGAGTTGCATAAGAACGGAGTCGTTTTCGAGTTTGTCCACCTCGTCAAGGATGATGATGGCGACGTCGTAGGTTTCGTCGATGACGTTCCAGAGGCGCTTGTAGTAGGCGGCGGTCGAGATACCAGTCTCTGGAATGGAGATGCCAGTTTGGTCCGGATGGTTGAGTTGAGTGCCCGCATTGCGAACAGCCTGGGTTTCGGTGGAGTCCTGAAGGCAGTCAACGTAGGCGTAGCCAACGCGGACATTGTTATTAGACGCCTCCCGTATGAGTTGGCGGCTAATGAACTTGGAGCAGAGGGACTTGCCGGTGCCGGTTTTCCCGTAGAGGAAGACGTTGTTCGGCGTGTTACCGTTGAGTGCCGGGCGGAGAGCTCGTCCGAGATTCTTGAGTTCCTCCTCCCGTCCAATGATGTCGTCGTCGTCCTCGGGGAGGTGAGATATCTGGAGAAGTTCCTTGTTTTCGAAAATTGGATCATCCCCAAAGTAGTCGATAGAGCTCGACATTCTTGTTTAAGATGCTTGGTGGAATCGTATATCAAGATTGGGATTCAGTTGCACCGGTTTGCCGCTGTATGCCCCCCTCGTTGCCGCTGTAAAATCAAGAATTGAGGAACAGTACGCCTAATGTGCAGGTCCCCCACCCCTCGTTGCCGCTGTAAGACCCCAGAATTCCGCTGTAACCGTCGGTTTGTCATTCATCAGAATACCAAGTTCAGAGAGAAACCGGACACTCACCCCTCGTTGCCGCTGTAAGAACACGCAACAACCACCTTCCGAGAGTTATCCGAATAGCATCTCATCGGCTCCGATAACTCGACGTTTTCTCTTATTGCAGACGGATAGCAAAAATTTTGACGGTTAACTCTGATAAACAGGCACACCCCTCGTTGCCGCTGTAAACAGTAGCACTATCCGGCATGAGCCGCACGGTCGTTTATAGAAGGTATTGCCAGTTGTAGCAGGGCAAAAATGTTCGATAGTGTGTTGCTTGAATAAGTATCCGGTCGTCGCTTCGGCGAGACTAATGGCGACCAAAGGTCGCTGTCTGATTGCGACTCGTTTAATGAACTATAACACAATATTACTATATAAAACTAACGTACAGTAATGTAGTTGGAGTTAGGCGAAAATTTGCGTCGGTCGTGTTTCTCAGGAAGTCCCCCGTCCTCATTGAGTTTACAGCGGCAACGAGGGGTGTCTCTCCGACCGCGTTCCGTCCCAACGCGAAACTCCACCTTCAATATCTCTCAGCGGCATACTCTCTAAGCGAACATCCGTCCGCTCCCACCGCCAACATTCAAGCGTAACTGTCTCTCTGAGCAGGTCTAAGAGTAGCGCAAATCACTAGCTCCTCAACCTGCTCGTTTTTCAAATTGCCCTAACAAGGCAGGACCAATAGAACATAACAGTTACTTACTGTATGTTTTGTCGGATACTCCACTATTGCCAGTAAAATTGGAAGACAAGCCGCTGTTAAGTGAAACTAGGAATAGTAGCTCTCACATTAGTTAGTCACCTCGATTAGAATATTTATTGGCAATACCAGAGTGGATACTGGACAAACTGGCCTACCGGTCAGCGTTTTACTGGCAAAAGTGGAGAGGTTACTGGCACTACTGGTTCCGATGGTTTTGCACACCGATGACTCGCATCTAGACCAGAGCGCCAGTGACAGCGCCATAGGACACCGCACGGCGAGTCCACAACCCGGAGCGATGACGTATGCAGAGTTTTCGTCTTGAAACCTCCAGTGCGAGGCTGTCGTTGCAGGAACTCCCCATCGTTCAAAGCGGGCGAGAATGTCTGACATAGGACTGACCTACGTTAAAAGCAAGGCGACTGCCTTAACTACCGGTCGTAACCCCACTCGCGGAGCAGGTCGGCGACTTCAGCAGCGTGGTTTTCGTAAACCACCTGTAGTGCTGCCTCACGGGCGTCTGCTTTGTAGACGTTCGATGCGTTAAGTCGGTGCTCGAGATCGGCGATGAAGTCGTCTTCGAGATCTTGGACGTGTTCACGAAGGAAGAACGGGACTTGGTCGCGCCCCTCCTTTACTGTCTCACGGCGATAGTAATACGGGAGTTGCGTGTCTGACTGTTCACTCGTCGTCGTTTGGGTGTCGGTCGCGCCTGTATTATCGCTGGCTGTGGAGGGAGTCTCTGTCGATAGTTGAGAACGGTCGGCGTCGGGTGTGTCCGTAGTGTCGGAGTCCG from Halorussus sp. MSC15.2 includes the following:
- a CDS encoding ArdC-like ssDNA-binding domain-containing protein, producing MLPTTDPRVTFDESDTRTDEMHSAIEAWIDDLVAFTDKAKASQQFQDCLAVQSQFHDYSHRNTVLINLQYPEATKVAGYNTWRNEFDRHVQEGEQAIWIWAPIITKRCPECENSPSYHQQSDCEYDETPPEEWSKGLVGFKPTTVFDVSQTDGEPLPELETEATGDADDLVPALKDGTAQLGVTVRIVDADEWEHGDATGICKYRRKRDLQPVVEAKARSNRAGLAVTLIHEYAHALLHADITDETERAKREVEAEAVAYIVGRYCGLDTSGSAFYLAAWQGDDSEIIQERLGRISSTAQEIIESLEG
- a CDS encoding orc1/cdc6 family replication initiation protein; translated protein: MSSSIDYFGDDPIFENKELLQISHLPEDDDDIIGREEELKNLGRALRPALNGNTPNNVFLYGKTGTGKSLCSKFISRQLIREASNNNVRVGYAYVDCLQDSTETQAVRNAGTQLNHPDQTGISIPETGISTAAYYKRLWNVIDETYDVAIIILDEVDKLENDSVLMQLSRAAESEKLQQSKVATIAISNKIRYKEKLNERVKSSLCEVDYVFPPYDATQLRQILEARSDAFADGVIEDGVIPKVAALAAREHGDARKAIDILRFAGEIAEKHGDSTVNEDHVEEAQEREEQNRLSELISKSPPHSQQVLLALAFQAQQAAEETPEIPNTDIYEMYRQLCEQDGLSPLKQRRVRDILSELEFLSIIDQDRRGRGKGKGGYTVNQLLDDPELVVKACQAAKE